CGGTGAATTAACCGCGCGGTTCTGTTATTTTCGTAGACTATACAACGGAATGCACGTTGAATCTTTCCGAGTGTTCTCTGACGTTGGTCCGAATGCTTGGCCCACGTTCTCTGGTTCGTCAAGAGgcgtttgttaaaatatttctcgcgTTCCAGTTACAACGTTATCGCGAGAATTTCAACGGAATTACATTCGAACACGTCGCGATGACTAATCTTCGTTACGATAATGCGGGAGACACAGATTTCCCTTGGGTCGTCTTCTACACGGTTGGCCGAAACGTATTTCTTAAATCGGCGTAAACAAAGAATTGTCCCTTGGCGAAACCGGTTCCAAGCACGCTGATATATACTATACTATATATTCGAATGCGGGCGGTTATCGAATTTTAAGCCGTGACATCTCTCCTCTTGCCAAAAGAGCAACGACGAGGAAcgtctcgttcgaacgatgcGAAAAACCAAATCGACACGTCGTCGTGTGACAGTCGCGTTAATTAcaaaaacagagagagagagagagagagagagagagagagagagaactttcTTGTTAACTGTAAATTGATTATTCGTTGAACGCGCAAGGTCGTTGATGGTCATCGTCGATTGTACCTGGTCGTTATTCGCGCAACCCGTTTCCGTTCTCACAATCATCTCGCGACTGTACACGGAGGGCAGGAAATTCCCGTTAAAATTCActgtaaatgaaaattattccccGCTTCGCGTAAACGTTCCACGTGGAACGTTACATGGGAATCGAACGCTCGTTCGCACCTTTAATCTTATCGGTTCGGAGAAGGAACGCGCTAAAATAACGATTCGGGTCGAAGATAATATTTTGAGCGCGGGATCGAGTTCGCGCGCGTACAaaaatttcgtaatttcgtttcacgtttgTTTTCGCGTACGGggggagaaaacggagaaatcgaggttTATCGAACGAATTCGATGGTGTTACACGCGTTGGCGTGGAATCGAtatcgacgacgatgacgacgatggTGTTCGATAATATGCGATTACGCACGGCTCGAATCCACGAATTCACGAATCTACGAAATCCCGCTGTTCGTCCCGTTAAAGGATACGATTCGAAGCTACGTGCATGGACaaacgagagagagatagatacagaaagaaagagagagagagagtacgaAAGGCGGGAGAACCGGTTTAAGCCGAAAGTCAGCTCCAGATCACCGCTAGTTCCTACTGCAACAGGCCACGACGTCTAGTTCATTACGACGAAGAAGACCGGGACAAACCCGCGACGATAAGTGGCTCGAAGCGAGTTCGAGAAACGCCGGTTCATCGACTTACATACGTGGTCTCCGCGAAAGCGATGGAGCATCGATGAGTCGTCGTGTACCCTACGTTGTCCGTTGAAATTACCACCGTACGCGGTGCAACAAAGGGGCCACGCGAACCacgcaaacgaacgaacgaaatcgtaTGCGGCGACCCTTCGCGGGCAACTGTTGAGAAATTGGTGCGGTGATACGATTCTACGAGAAGGAATTGGCAACGGAACCCGATACTTTCGCGGGGGATTAATTGAAATTACATCTGCGCTCGCGACGTATTCGCGCACACCGAGATGTGTCCCCGCGACAATGTAACCGTGTAAGATAAGATACACACCGGTTGCGGTCAGATTCTTCGTGGTTGTTGATTCGCGTTAGACCTGGATCGTGTTTTCGAGTGACCGGACTCGATCGAACGGATCCGACGCGGCCGTTGTTGGGAATGTTACGCGGTACGTGGTAATTGAAGTAATTGTTCCCACAGACGTCGAGACGTCGGTCCAAGCCGGGATCATCGCAGAGAGCACGGGCACGGTCACCGACCAGATTCCCATCGGTCGTGACTGGACGTCGAAGACAACCGGCTGTTCGATCAACCGGTAGAAGTAACGACGAGTCATCGGCTTTTCACGTTCCACCGCGACGATAACGGAAGGCTTACGGTTCGCGGAACGATTCCCCGGTTCACGGTTGAACGATCTCGTCGCGCTGCGGCACGATTTTCTAAACAAATATCCTTTGTACTCCGGTGGTTCGTTTCTAAATTCATCGACGCGGAAATGGTCCACTCGGGCGAGCCGACTCGTGAAAATTCATCGAATCTCTTCGCATCGATCGCGATGCCACGTTTGAACGATCGTGCACGAGACTATCGTCGGATCACTTCTCGCGGGAGAActcggatcgtttcgcgcgcaaaTGTACCACCTTCTACGgtcttcgacgatcgtttctttgttttttaccGATAGATACTCCTGGTTCTCCGGCGTGTTTGGAACACGGGCGCGGTCGAAATTGCTCGGTTACATTGGACGATCCAcacttacttcttcgtttcgtgtTTCTCCGGGCCGATTCGTTTGGCGTGCACGTGGCTCGTGTCGTTGAAAAAAAGAGAGGCGTTACCGACACCCCCCCCGTGTCGGCCACGGCATGACAGAAATCGTAAACGcgataacgacgaaagaaacgtggaaaggtTCGGCTCGTAGCGACACCGACCGCGGACGTGTTACGAGCAGGATGTTGGCACGACGACTGAacaagacgagacgagacgagacgagaccggCCCGGCTAGCAGTCAAGCGACCGAGCAAGCAGTCGGGTAAGCAGTCGACCAGCCAGGAGCCAGGCAGCGTGATCGGCTCGCCGTGGTATACTAAGCTCTTCGACGTACGCGGCGAAACTTTTCGTTCGAATACGGAGGAAACCAGCCGATACGCAGGCTTCGCGCCACGCTCCTGACCTCGGCAACCTTCGACCACCTCCGATTCGGCCCTTTTCTGCCTCCTTTTCCCTACTCCTTTTTCATCCGCCGCGGTGGTCACGCCTGCCGGTTGGCTGAATTCTTCGAGATTTCCAGATGCACGTGCGCGCATACAGAAGAAGAGCGGTGAACGAAAAATTATGTAAGAAACTCCGGTATCCCACCGAGCGCGTTTTTTGTCGGTTCCTCGACGCGTCTGGAATCTCGTCGGATGGATATCGTCTTCCGTGGCCACTCGCACGAATCAACCCGGGACGGGTGTAACAGCAAACTAACcgtaaaatcgtgttccatttcgaCGTGTCGTATCGACCGCCTAGGCATCGAAAATCGATCGTGTACCGCGTTTCCTCGGAACGGAGCCGGGaacgttttctatttttaatcgaCGCCGGATTATCGATACGAGGCCCATTACTGACATTTTTTCGGGAACGAGTCGCAACCGAGTTGTACACGTGAGTACGCGCGTttctgcttcttttttttttcttcagatCTAACGACGACCCTCTAAAAATATTCTTATCTGTGAGAACGTTTCGCAATCACGGCCAATGACACGCGTCGATGGTAAACGGGATATCTGTTCTCGCCGAAATCCATCGCCAAGTGCGATGCTTACTTCCACAGTTCCATATTCGCGAAGGCGGATTTGAATCGTGATCTGTTCGGCGGTCCAATTATCCTCAGCGAGCGAAAGATAAGCCAGGAGAGTATACGTACTCCTGTTTCGAACGAGTAGGTAGTTCGCATCGTGTATGGCCAATTACTTTCGATATCGTTCTCGTTTAATTAGCTACACGAATACAGCCGATTGTCCGTGATTCCGTTATTACACAGCATGGTCGCGTCTCTTGTTCAACGGGCTGATAGCCAGTGCACACGTGTTTGCTGGAGCGAGCTCAAAGAGAACCAAGATGTGTACGCAACGTATATCTCGTTCGCGTGTTGTGCAACGAGGCGCTCACGTACCTACAATAAATATACAATGTACGCGTACGTTCTTCGACGCGTGTGTTCTGAAATGTAGCAAGTATAAAATCGTTGTTGTACACACCGCTGGTAAGAATAGTCGATGCTGACACATTATAGTCTGACCGGTTCGGTAAAGCAGGAACTTCCGTCGAAATTTAAGCGAATTGAACTACCTTTACGCTTCGTGAATTTCATATTATCTTCTGTACACCACGCTCGATCCTTGTTCGACCGGAACGATTGGGATCGAGACGCGAAGGAGCGACGCGTAGGTGTGCTTTAAAAATATCAGAAACTCCAATTTACTCGCTGAGAGTCTTTAACGATGATTCGTTCGACCctaatcgacgatcgatcgtaggTTCGCTCGTTGAATAACGTTCGGAcgtttattgaatattttcggGCCCTGTAGATTTTCCACGAAATCGATTCAGCTACGATGGATGAATCGTAAGATGCAGGAAAGTCTAACCGAGACGGGGTACgttaaatgtttttatttttagcgCTTGCGGAAATTCATCGACCGGAAAGACGGAGAAGACGGAGAAGACGGACCAACCGATTCCTCGAATTTTATGCGCGCGACGGTTTCGGTTTCAGACACACATTCGGCACGATATCTCGGCAGCGTGCACAGTTCACGGTTCTGAAAAGTTGCTTATCGTTGACAACGTATGGGGAAACGCAAGGACGGAGACGAATTGTTGGCACACGTGAGACAGGAACCGGGAATGTCTTTTGTCGTTTCGCAGAATTGATCGaggatcgtttaaaattcgattcgattcatcgAAATCGGAAGTTGTTTCGGAGTAATAGATAGATTTTTGAGGCAAGTTTTCGATGAACGTTTAATTGTACGGGTTTCTTATTATCGCAATTTTATCAGATAAGAGTCTCAACCTCTGTATGACACGAATGGTTAAAAcgcaaagaagaaagaaatattcagggaatattcgaatcgttcgaattatc
The Ptiloglossa arizonensis isolate GNS036 chromosome 12, iyPtiAriz1_principal, whole genome shotgun sequence DNA segment above includes these coding regions:
- the LOC143153064 gene encoding uncharacterized protein LOC143153064 → MTEIVNAITTKETWKGSARSDTDRGRVTSRMLARRLNKTRRDETRPARLAVKRPSKQSGKQSTSQEPGSVIGSPWYTKLFDVRGETFRSNTEETSRYAGFAPRS